A single region of the Duganella sp. BuS-21 genome encodes:
- a CDS encoding LA2681 family HEPN domain-containing protein yields the protein MDLLELRRAVAKALDDGMDYELAVAGLSQLIDGAGDTGDEQALVAAIELSERMVAGAAPVDACHVLYLASNAWSSLHYARHTPEALWSWEQPQLLQQILALRRAIQHPGFDEQPLFRKAQVYCNLGNALNHAGRFVDALTEWRLALLEQPILGMARGNLGIGLATYGRSLYDGGHTYWFLRAAREALMTAIAGGVGRDGSTFPEALQGFGQYLLGVEYHLSHYDVADDEQLGEFPLGDSEREQDYRRWCLERTLFLNPMNDLGPDTVAAKDTLSVPSHRVEGAGITYRASFNQLVQEFTYARWCFFEGSNADTVHFADKEVGLAYNADFSHYSIGLEQVKTAFRCAYSLLDKIAYFINSYWKLEVPERSVYFHSIWYEDAKGKQPRQVRATFETSENLPLRGLFWLSKDLFDASMQTVTSPVAKELKALRNHLEHKFVKVVAAEVEIAKEDGLFKDHLSHKISRDDLIDKSEHVLRISRSALIYLSMAMHVAEQRKMRADGEAKRAAMDLGVYPDDLKV from the coding sequence TTGGATTTGTTAGAACTTCGCCGCGCTGTTGCGAAAGCATTGGACGATGGCATGGATTACGAACTTGCTGTCGCAGGTCTCAGTCAGCTGATTGATGGTGCGGGGGACACGGGCGATGAGCAGGCGTTGGTAGCTGCAATTGAGCTATCCGAGCGAATGGTCGCGGGGGCTGCTCCAGTAGATGCCTGTCACGTTCTTTATCTGGCCTCGAATGCTTGGTCGTCGCTCCACTACGCGCGCCACACGCCCGAAGCGCTGTGGTCGTGGGAACAACCGCAGCTTTTACAGCAGATTCTTGCGCTGAGACGAGCTATCCAACATCCTGGCTTTGATGAGCAGCCGCTTTTCCGAAAGGCCCAGGTTTACTGCAACCTAGGAAATGCGCTGAACCATGCGGGGCGATTCGTTGATGCGTTGACGGAATGGAGACTTGCTTTATTGGAGCAGCCTATTCTCGGTATGGCTCGTGGAAATCTTGGCATCGGTCTGGCGACGTATGGTCGGTCACTGTATGACGGCGGGCACACGTATTGGTTTCTTCGGGCAGCGCGCGAAGCATTGATGACGGCGATAGCCGGCGGAGTGGGGCGAGATGGCAGTACCTTCCCGGAAGCTCTACAAGGATTCGGCCAGTATCTTTTGGGCGTTGAGTATCACCTCAGCCACTATGACGTTGCGGACGATGAACAACTGGGCGAATTCCCTTTAGGCGATAGCGAGCGGGAACAAGACTACAGGCGCTGGTGTTTGGAGCGCACTTTGTTCCTCAATCCAATGAATGACTTGGGGCCGGACACGGTGGCGGCAAAGGATACGTTATCAGTACCCTCGCATCGAGTGGAGGGGGCTGGAATTACCTATCGTGCCTCCTTCAATCAGCTTGTTCAAGAGTTCACCTATGCTCGCTGGTGCTTCTTTGAGGGTAGCAATGCTGACACTGTGCATTTTGCAGACAAGGAGGTCGGTCTGGCATATAACGCGGACTTTTCTCACTATTCAATAGGTCTGGAACAGGTCAAGACAGCTTTCAGGTGTGCTTACTCTTTGCTCGACAAGATAGCTTATTTCATCAACAGTTATTGGAAGTTAGAGGTACCGGAGCGGAGCGTTTACTTTCATTCGATTTGGTATGAGGATGCCAAAGGCAAACAGCCGCGCCAAGTGCGAGCAACGTTTGAAACGTCAGAGAATTTACCGCTGAGAGGGCTATTTTGGCTATCGAAAGACCTCTTCGATGCGAGCATGCAGACTGTGACGAGTCCGGTCGCTAAAGAACTTAAAGCACTACGCAATCACCTTGAGCATAAGTTCGTAAAAGTCGTGGCGGCGGAAGTCGAAATAGCGAAGGAAGATGGGCTTTTTAAGGACCATTTATCTCACAAAATTTCCCGCGACGATTTGATTGATAAGAGCGAACACGTACTCCGGATTAGTCGGTCCGCATTGATTTATCTTTCGATGGCGATGCATGTAGCGGAACAGAGGAAAATGAGGGCGGACGGCGAGGCTAAGAGGGCTGCGATGGACTTAGGAGTCTATCCAGATGATTTGAAGGTCTGA
- a CDS encoding SIR2 family protein, producing MIDPIDSLAFSIHANPGIYAVLVGSGISRSAKIPTGWDITLELVRKLAVISGEDCGDDPEGWYRTKFSKEPDYSELLDGLAKTPAARQQLLKTYWEPTPEEREEGAKSPTAAHRAIANLVHKGFIRVIVTTNFDRLLETALADVGITPTVLSTADEIHGALPLIHTNCTIVKVHGDYLDTRIKNTPDELSTYSAEFNTILDRIFDEFGLIVCGWSADWDVALRAAITRAPSRRYAMYWAARGVPGTAAQELIAHRQAIQLPITGADPFFSTVTQKVESLEEFLRPHPLSTEMAVASLKRFMSEHKFRIQHEDLIVSEVERVEQNIGQEKFPTHGRLPIDTQSLTQRLRAYEGYMASLTAMAVQAGYWAEPQHYPSWTKTIARLSTVHRQSGGTVTLLDFQKYPASLLLYCLGIAAVEAGKLDFLRELCETAIVREHTQDKLAVQELPAGCLLEHSDDAKLLEGMARRYAPLSDWIYQICRPLFNRLIPNDTRFQYVFDKLEILLALSYGKHFRPRPFMALDSTRTFWIPTWQSDQDFGRNREFIG from the coding sequence ATGATTGACCCAATTGATTCGTTAGCATTTTCCATTCACGCCAACCCCGGTATCTACGCAGTCCTCGTTGGCTCAGGGATTTCGCGTTCAGCGAAGATACCGACTGGCTGGGACATCACGCTCGAGCTAGTACGAAAGCTGGCAGTGATATCCGGAGAAGACTGTGGAGACGACCCGGAGGGATGGTACCGAACCAAATTTTCCAAAGAGCCAGACTACTCAGAGCTGCTTGATGGCTTAGCAAAAACCCCAGCTGCCCGTCAGCAGCTATTGAAAACATACTGGGAGCCGACTCCGGAAGAGCGGGAAGAAGGCGCAAAATCGCCTACAGCGGCTCATCGGGCAATTGCCAACCTTGTTCACAAAGGCTTTATCCGCGTTATCGTTACGACTAACTTCGACCGATTGCTGGAAACAGCGCTGGCAGATGTTGGCATCACGCCGACAGTTCTTAGCACAGCAGACGAGATACACGGTGCCTTGCCACTAATCCACACGAACTGCACTATCGTTAAAGTGCATGGCGATTACTTAGATACTCGTATCAAAAATACTCCTGATGAGCTCAGCACTTATAGCGCCGAGTTCAACACCATTTTGGACCGCATTTTCGATGAGTTCGGCCTCATCGTATGCGGCTGGTCTGCAGACTGGGACGTCGCGCTGCGAGCCGCCATCACGCGCGCACCGTCACGCCGCTACGCAATGTACTGGGCCGCGAGAGGTGTGCCCGGCACAGCCGCTCAAGAGTTAATTGCACATCGACAGGCCATACAACTTCCGATAACAGGGGCCGACCCGTTCTTCAGCACCGTCACGCAAAAAGTCGAATCCCTAGAGGAATTCTTACGCCCACATCCGCTCTCAACTGAAATGGCCGTCGCATCCTTAAAGCGATTCATGTCCGAACACAAGTTCAGGATTCAACACGAAGACTTAATCGTTTCTGAAGTTGAGCGCGTGGAACAGAACATCGGTCAGGAAAAATTTCCAACACATGGCCGGCTGCCGATAGACACCCAATCCCTCACCCAACGCCTACGAGCATACGAGGGGTATATGGCCAGCCTTACCGCTATGGCAGTGCAAGCAGGATACTGGGCCGAACCGCAACACTACCCCTCTTGGACCAAAACGATTGCTCGACTGAGCACCGTGCATCGCCAATCAGGAGGAACAGTTACCCTCCTGGACTTCCAAAAATATCCTGCATCTCTTCTGCTGTACTGTTTGGGAATCGCAGCGGTCGAAGCTGGAAAACTAGACTTCCTCCGTGAGCTCTGCGAGACAGCAATAGTAAGAGAGCATACTCAAGACAAACTCGCGGTACAAGAGCTGCCAGCTGGATGCCTGCTAGAGCACAGCGACGACGCAAAATTGTTAGAAGGGATGGCTCGACGCTACGCACCTCTTAGCGACTGGATATATCAGATTTGCCGTCCACTGTTTAATCGACTTATTCCTAACGATACCCGGTTCCAGTACGTGTTCGATAAGCTCGAAATTTTACTGGCTCTATCCTACGGTAAACATTTCAGACCGCGACCCTTCATGGCATTGGATTCCACCAGGACCTTTTGGATACCGACATGGCAATCGGACCAAGATTTTGGGCGAAATAGAGAATTCATTGGCTAA
- a CDS encoding DUF3606 domain-containing protein produces MSDDLKNRGAQDRARINIHEEHEVRYWTQELGVSQEELVRAVTAVGVIATDVRQHLRK; encoded by the coding sequence ATGTCAGATGACCTGAAAAACCGTGGAGCTCAAGACCGTGCACGCATCAACATCCATGAAGAGCACGAAGTTCGTTATTGGACCCAAGAACTTGGAGTAAGCCAAGAAGAGCTCGTACGCGCTGTTACGGCTGTCGGGGTGATTGCAACGGACGTACGGCAGCATCTTCGAAAATGA